The sequence below is a genomic window from Leptotrichia sp. oral taxon 215 str. W9775.
CTGAGAGTTACTGTAAAAGATGCTTCTAAAGTTTCTGATGATGCAAGATGGAAAGAGCTTCAGGCAAAAGGAGTACTGCGTTCAGGAAATGGTGTACAGGTAGTTTATGGAACTCAGGCTGAAATATACAAGAATAAGATAAGAGAGAAATATAGAGTATAATAGATAAAAATTTGAAAAAACAGAAAATGAAGTTTGATAAAAAATAGAAATGGTACTATAGTCATTAAGTAAAATAGAATACAGGGGGGGTAATAGTACCAGGGTGTAACGTAAATAGAGCAAAAATTTCATTTGAAATATTTAGAGATTCTTATTAATAGTGGTACATTATATGGGATTTGTTTTAGTTTGAATATTTGGAATGAGGTGTGTAAATATGAGACACAAAGATATAAGAAGAGAATGTGAAAAGTTGTGGGCAAAAAATAAATATTATGTACTAAGCAAATCGCAAAAAATATATCTGGAGATAAGGGAGTACCTGAAAGAAAAAGAATTGGATGTTATATGGGTAAATGAAAAAATACAGGAAACGAGAGATATGAAGGAGAGTAAAAAAGATTTTAGGAATGCCGTTCTTCATATATGGGGATATTTCAAAAAAAAAGCAAGTACAATTGAAAAACAGACATTATTTAATATATTAAATGAATATATGGAAGGAAAAAATAATCAAAATGCTGTAATTGAATACATTAACACTTTACTAAAGAAATACCCTAATGAATATTTAGAAAAATCAACCTTATTAACAGGAGAACAATATGAGACTATGGCATGAAAAAATTATCTATTTATTGCCAAAAAATCAGCTGCTTGGCCAACATAGGGAATGTTGTGCTCTGAGGGGCAATGGATGGAAAAAGAAACATAAAACGGTGGACTATGTGTTTTCATATTCCCCATATCATCTTTTTATTTACCATGTATTAGTTATGAAGGAGATGGAAAAAAGAGGATATAATGTTTCTGCAGAATGGAAAGATAAAAATTATAGGGGGAGGACAGCAGTAAAATACGATAATCTTAAAGAGGAAATTATAGGCAGCCCGATTTACAAAGAGCATAATAAGGAATATCTGGCTGAATGTATAGAAAATTTAAGAAATAAGGGTATACATCTAAAAGTATAGAATTTAGAGGAGATAATGAGTATTGGAATATTATAAAAAATAACTGAAAAGGGAGAGAAAATAATTTTTTAGGACAGCAGAAGCTGTTTTTTTATTAATAAAATTTTTTTCATATTTTGAAATTATATATAAATATTTTTATATTATGGGTTAAGATTTTTTCTGATATGGTTTTGTTGTCATAGTTCTATACTTTAAAAAATATATCAGAAAAATAAATAACAGTAGATTTTTTTAAAGAAAAATAGTAAAATGTATGAAATTATCATAAAAACAATACTAAGGGAGTGATTTTTTTGAAAAAACTAGGATTAATTATTTTATTACTATTTTCACTGCAATTATTTGGAGAAGGATATGAAGTAAAAAAAAGTAAAAAAGTTACATTATCTGAACAGCAGATAAGTCAGGAAAATAGAGAAATAGAAGCAGGATTAAAAAATGTTGTAAAAGAAACTTTCAAAGGAGTTTTTTCTTCATTTTCCAATGTTATAGAATTTGGTTTTGAAAATGAAATAGATACAAAAAACATGACTAAAAAGGAAAAGGAAGATGTAAAAAAAGTTACAAAAATAATGGTGGAAAATTATGCAAAAATTTTTGCTTTAGTAGCTGAAACTACAGAAATTAAAATAAAAAAAATAGAATATTTATCAAATTCAAAAGTAAATGTGAAATATGAAACAAAAATTATAGATATTGATGAAGTAGATATTGATGGAAAAGATGAAAAAGAAATTGAAAGAAGATTTTTAAAAAGATACGGACGTAAATTGCCAAAAAATAAAATAGATAACGTAGAAGATATTTCAAAAATGATGGATTTATATATGGAACTATTGAAGGAAAAATTTGAGACTGCTAAAAGAACTAGAAAATACGATGTTTCTAATGGAGAAATGGAATTAGATAAAATTAAAGGAAAATGGACTTCAAAAGAGTTGGAAGAATATATTAGAGAGATTAATAAGGCAATGAGAGTGAAATAAAGTTGAAATGCCTGAAAATGGAAAAAGTTTTCTGGGAGAGCTGGAATAAATTCTAGAATATTATAAAAAATGAAAAACAGGGAGTTAAAATTTATTCCCTGTTTTTATATATTCAAAATACATAATATTATTTATTTTTCAGCTAAATTTTAAATTGCAATAAACTGGATTTCTTTATTGATTTTATTAGGTAAATTTTATATAATTATAAGAAATAAAGGGTAAATTGAAGGAAGGAAACTAAAAAATGGATTTTAAAATACATTCAAAATTTCAGCCTACAGGTGACCAGCCACAGGCAATAGATAAAATAGTTGAAAATATTGAAAATGGTATTACAGATCAGATTCTTCTCGGAGTTACAGGATCAGGGAAGACATTTACAGTGGCAAATGTAATCGAAAGGATAAACAGACCTGCATTGATAATGGCTCCTAATAAGACGCTGGCAGCCCAGTTATATAATGAATATAAGCAGTTTTTTCCTGAAAATGCTGTGGAATATTTTGTTTCCTATTATGATTATTACCAGCCTGAAGCATATATAATGCAAACGGATACATATATAGAAAAAGACTCTTCAATAAATGATGAAATAGATAAATTAAGACACGCGGCAACAGCAGCTTTATTAAATCGGCGTGATGTAATAATAGTGGCTTCTGTTTCAGCAATATATGGATTGGGATCGCCTGAAGCATATAAAAAACGTTCAATACCAATTGATGTGGCAACAGGATTTGATAGGAATGAGTTAATCAGAAGACTTATCTCCCTTAGATATGAGAGAAATGATATTGCCTTCGAGAGGGGAAAATTCAGGGTAAAGGGGGATGTACTTGATTTACATCCAAGTTATCAGGATACAGGATACAGATTTGAATTTTTTGGAGATGACCTTGAAAGCATTGCAGAGATTAATACTCTTACAGGACAGAAAATAAGGGACATTCAAAGACTTACAATAATGCCTGCAACCCATTATCTTTCAACTGAAGATTCAGAAAAGATGTTTGAGAGCATAAAGGCAGAACTTCATGACAGGATAGATTTTTTTGAGAGACAGAATAAACTTCTGGAAGCCCAGAGAATCAAACAGAGAACAGAATATGACCTTGAAATGATAGCTGAAATAGGATATTGTAAAGGAGTAGAAAATTATTCAAGATATCTTACAGGAAAGAAGGAAGGTGAGGCACCTGACACACTTCTGGATTATTTTCCTGATGATATGGTGGTTTTTCTTGATGAGTCGCATATATCAGTTCCCCAGATAAATGGAATGTATAAGGGGGACAGGGCAAGGAAAGAATCCCTTGTAAATAATGGGTTCAGGTTGCCAAGTGCTTTTGACAACAGACCTCTTAAGTTTGAAGAGTTTTTTGCAAAAGTTCCTCAGGTAGTGTATATATCTGCAACTCCAAGTGACTACGAGCTGGAACAGTCAAAGGAAGAAATAATCGAGCAGCTTGTAAGACCAACAGGAATTGTTGAACCTGGAATAGAAATAAGACCTACAAAAAATCAGATTGATGACTTGATGGATGAAATAAAGACAAGAACTGCAAAGAAAGAAAGAGTTCTTGTTACAACACTTACGAAGAAAATGGCTGAAGAGCTTACAGACTACTATCTGGAATACGGTATAAAGGTAAAATACATGCACTCGGATATTGATACGCTTGAAAGAACTGAGATAATAAGAGGACTTAGAAAAGGTGAATTTGATGTGCTTGTGGGAATAAACCTTTTGAGGGAAGGACTGGATATTCCTGAAGTTTCACTTGTGGCAATACTTGAAGCAGATAAGGAAGGATATTTGCGTTCGAGACGTTCATTAATTCAGACAATGGGAAGGGCGGCAAGAAACGTGAACGGACAGGTTATCCTGTATGCAGATACTGTGACAGGCTCCATGAAGGAAGCCATAGATGAAGTGGAGCGTCGTAGAAAGATTCAGGAACAGTATAATATTGAAAATAATATTAATCCTAAATCAATTGAGAGGGAAATTGCCGAATCAATTGTAGATTATGAAATTGTAAAAGAAGACAGTGTAGACAAAATTAAGAAAAATTACAAAAGTCAGGCGGAAATTGAGAAGGAAATTAAACATCTTGATAAACAGATTAAGAAACTGGCTGAAGAACTTAATTTTGAAGAAGCGATAAAACTTCGTGATAAAATGAATGAACTGAAAAAAATACTGCTGGAATTGTAAACGGCAGAAAAGGAAATTAGCAAAAAATAAGAATATTATGTATTTATGAGATACTATAAGTTTTGGAAATTTTTTAGAAATTTGAAGAAAAAATCAAGGAGAAAAGAAAATGAGAATATATTATTATCCAGCATGTGGAACTTGTAAGAAAGCATTGAAATGGCTCGATGAAAATAAAATTGGTTATGAAAAAAGACATATTGTGGAAGCAAATCTTACTGTAAAGGAAGTTGAAGATATTTACAAAAAAAGCGGACTTCCTATTCAGAAAATGTTCAATACAAGCGGGAGGGTCTATAAAGAACTGAATTTGAAGGAAAAATTGAAGGATATGACTGAAAAGGAAAAACTGGAACTTCTTGCTTCTGATGGAATGCTTTTAAAAAGGCCTATTCTTGTAAACAGGACATTTGCACTTATTGGATTCAAGGAAGATGAATACAGGGAAAAACTGTTATAAAAAATAAGAAAAAATCTGACAGGTGAAAAAATATGGAAATGAAAAAAGAAGATATAAAAAAAGAGGATATGATTTTAAATCATGGGCTGCTGATAACCGTGTTTACCATTATCTATTTTATATTTCAGCAGTTTATATATCCTTTTGTGTATATAATTCTAGTATTAACTATAGTAACTTTAGGAGATAAAATTTCAAAAATTTTACCATTCTTAGAAATGTCAGAAACAGCAGAAGATATTTTTGTCAGTATAACTTTCCTTTTCTGTTTACTAATAGTAGCTGTAATTTCATATTTTTTAGGTAAATGGACAGAAAAGGAGTTAAAAAGAACGAATAAATATACATTGGGATTTATAATGTCAGCGATACTGTTCTATTTTATATATAAGTATTATACGGAAAAAGTAGATCCTTATGCGATAATATTGGATTCGCTTAAAATAATCTATTTATATTGTGGAGCAATGCATATAATTTTTTCAATAGGATTTTTATTCGGTAAACGTATTGACATCCTGAGAAATAAATTAAAAGAATATACGAAATTAAAAATGAAAATAGAAAAAAATAAATAGGTTAATAATTCAGGAAAAAATAAAATTTAAACATAGGGGGATAAAATGGAACAGACTATATTTTCAGTCAGTGAAGTAAACAGGGCGGTAAAACAATATCTGGAAGGAACTCCAACTTTCAGGAATATGTATATTCAGGGAGAACTGTCAAATATAACATATTATCGTTCAGGCCATCTTTACTTCACGCTTAAGGATGATAAATCAAGTGTAAAGTGTGCTATATTTAAATATATTTATAAAAATATTCCAACTGATTTGAAGGAAGGCGACCATGTAAAAATAATGGGAAGTGCCACAGTATATGAAGCAAACGGTTCATTTCAGATAATTGCAGAGACACTTGAAAAAACTAATAAATTAGGATCTCTGTTTGAGAAGCTTGAAATGTTAAAAAAAATGTATCTTGAAAAGGGATATTTTGATGATTCAAATAAAAAGCCATTACCTCAACTGCCTGTAAATGTGGGAGTAGTAACGGCGGAAACAGGTGCTGCAATAAGGGATATAATAAATACGACACATAAAA
It includes:
- a CDS encoding arsenate reductase family protein, which codes for MRIYYYPACGTCKKALKWLDENKIGYEKRHIVEANLTVKEVEDIYKKSGLPIQKMFNTSGRVYKELNLKEKLKDMTEKEKLELLASDGMLLKRPILVNRTFALIGFKEDEYREKLL
- a CDS encoding TIGR02328 family protein — its product is MRLWHEKIIYLLPKNQLLGQHRECCALRGNGWKKKHKTVDYVFSYSPYHLFIYHVLVMKEMEKRGYNVSAEWKDKNYRGRTAVKYDNLKEEIIGSPIYKEHNKEYLAECIENLRNKGIHLKV
- a CDS encoding YbgA family protein, with protein sequence MRHKDIRRECEKLWAKNKYYVLSKSQKIYLEIREYLKEKELDVIWVNEKIQETRDMKESKKDFRNAVLHIWGYFKKKASTIEKQTLFNILNEYMEGKNNQNAVIEYINTLLKKYPNEYLEKSTLLTGEQYETMA
- the uvrB gene encoding excinuclease ABC subunit UvrB: MDFKIHSKFQPTGDQPQAIDKIVENIENGITDQILLGVTGSGKTFTVANVIERINRPALIMAPNKTLAAQLYNEYKQFFPENAVEYFVSYYDYYQPEAYIMQTDTYIEKDSSINDEIDKLRHAATAALLNRRDVIIVASVSAIYGLGSPEAYKKRSIPIDVATGFDRNELIRRLISLRYERNDIAFERGKFRVKGDVLDLHPSYQDTGYRFEFFGDDLESIAEINTLTGQKIRDIQRLTIMPATHYLSTEDSEKMFESIKAELHDRIDFFERQNKLLEAQRIKQRTEYDLEMIAEIGYCKGVENYSRYLTGKKEGEAPDTLLDYFPDDMVVFLDESHISVPQINGMYKGDRARKESLVNNGFRLPSAFDNRPLKFEEFFAKVPQVVYISATPSDYELEQSKEEIIEQLVRPTGIVEPGIEIRPTKNQIDDLMDEIKTRTAKKERVLVTTLTKKMAEELTDYYLEYGIKVKYMHSDIDTLERTEIIRGLRKGEFDVLVGINLLREGLDIPEVSLVAILEADKEGYLRSRRSLIQTMGRAARNVNGQVILYADTVTGSMKEAIDEVERRRKIQEQYNIENNINPKSIEREIAESIVDYEIVKEDSVDKIKKNYKSQAEIEKEIKHLDKQIKKLAEELNFEEAIKLRDKMNELKKILLEL